A stretch of Carya illinoinensis cultivar Pawnee chromosome 14, C.illinoinensisPawnee_v1, whole genome shotgun sequence DNA encodes these proteins:
- the LOC122293481 gene encoding TMV resistance protein N-like, translating into MAFMTTSTDKTALPSSSSSSPTRWKYDVFLSFHGEDTRKSFTAHLYTALEQKGIFTFRDDEKLERGQYISLELLKAIKESKYAIIVFSINYAFSNWCLIELAKIAECMKENRLIVFPVFYHVDPSHIRNQKGTFAEAFVKHGEDPNIHIKKIQTWRAALEEVGNIAGWHLHDRDESTAIKEIIETILSQLNRTCLSISGKLFGIDSPVDQMIKNLHRKNSDGVCFVGICGMGGIGKTTLAEVVFNRIRNQFQATSFIDCVREKSIGYHGLISLQKQLLSQILEEEKINIQDVREGMNMIKNRLFSRKVLIILDDVDKEQQLEALTGNHDWFGPGSRIIITSRDRHLLKRHVDYIYMATVLGHANAMQLFCWKAFKNPYPKENYVDLCKDFVEYANGLPLALKVLGSSLYDRGTNEWESARDKLKENPNREVLDILEIGFHSLGVAERKLFLDIACFFKREIKKDLIIDLLESSDYPPHIDVAILVDKSLLTVCDGNSFSMHDLLQEMGKEIVQRESPEVPGRRSRLWLLEDALETLSNNTVSAWISQGINLENSYHLYQFLKHLQDIFPPYMLYFVLLVL; encoded by the exons ATGGCTTTCATGACCACTAGTACTGATAAGACAGCCctgccttcttcttcttcttcttcgccaACTCGATGGAAATATGATGTTTTCCTTAGTTTCCATGGTGAGGATACCCGTAAGAGTTTTACAGCACATTTATATACTGCTTTAGAACAGAAAGGCATTTTTACCTTTAGGGATGATGAAAAACTAGAGCGTGGACAATATATTTCTCTGGAACTCTTGAAAGCAATTAAAGAATCCAAGTATGCCATCATTGTCTTCTCAATAAACTACGCTTTTTCGAATTGGTGTTTGATTGAGCTTGCCAAGATCGCTGAATGCATGAAAGAAAACAGGCTAATAGTTTTTCCTGTCTTCTATCACGTTGATCCCTCTCACATACGAAATCAAAAGGGGACTTTTGCCGAAGCCTTTGTTAAACATGGAGAGGATCCGAATATCCACATAAAGAAGATACAAACATGGAGAGCTGCCTTGGAGGAAGTGGGCAATATTGCCGGATGGCATCTACATGATAG GGATGAGTCAACAGCTATTAAAGAAATCATTGAAACGATACTTAGTCAATTGAATCGTACATGCTTGAGCATTTCAGGGAAACTTTTTGGAATAGACTCCCCAGTTGATCAAATGATCAAGAACTTACATAGAAAAAATTCTGATGGTGTTTGCTTTGTAGGGATTTGTGGGATGGGTGGAATCGGTAAAACAACACTTGCAGAAGTGGTTTTCAATAGAATCAGAAATCAATTTCAAGCTACCAGCTTTATTGATTGTGTTAGAGAAAAGAGTATTGGATATCATGGTCTAATTTCTTTACAAAAGCAACTTCTTTCTCAGATCCTcgaggaagaaaaaataaatattcaggATGTTCGTGAGGGAATGAATATGATAAAGAATAGACTTTTCAGTAGAAAGGTTCTTATTATTCTTGACGATGTGGATAAAGAACAACAGCTAGAAGCATTAACAGGGAATCACGACTGGTTTGGTCCAGGGAGTAGAATCATTATAACAAGTAGAGATAGGCATTTGTTAAAAAGACatgttgattatatatatatggctacaGTCCTTGGACATGCGAATGCTATGCAGCTCTTTTGTTGGAAAGCCTTCAAAAATCCTTACCCCAAGGAAAATTATGTGGATCTATGCAAGGACTTTGTGGAATATGCTAATGGACTTCCTTTAGctcttaaagttttaggttctTCATTGTATGATCGAGGAACAAATGAATGGGAAAGTGCTCGAgataagctaaaagaaaatccTAATAGAGAAGTTTTAGACATACTTGAAATAGGTTTCCATAGCCTTGGGGTTGCAGAGAGAAAACTATTTTTAgatattgcatgtttcttcaaaAGAGAGATAAAAAAAGATCTCATAATAGATTTATTGGAAAGTTCTGATTATCCCCCACACATCGACGTCGCTATTCTTGTAGACAAATCTCTACTTACTGTCTGCGATGGGAACAGTTTCTCAATGCATGATTTGCTACAAGAAATGGGGAAAGAAATAGTTCAACGTGAATCTCCTGAAGTGCCTGGCCGACGTAGTAGATTGTGGCTTCTTGAAGACGCCCTTGAAACGTTGAGCAATAATACTGTAAGTGCATGGATTAGTCAAGGAATAAACTTAGAGAATTCTTATCATTTATATCAATTCCTTAAGCATTTGCAAGATATTTTCCCACCATATATGCTATACTTTGTTCTCCTTGTTTTGTAG